The window CATCCTGCTGCTGCTGGTGGTGATGGGGTTCCACGCCTTCTTCGGCATCACGATCATGATGCAGTCCGAACCCCTGGCGATGGACTACTACGGCCAGTTCGACATCCCGTGGCTGGAGGACCAGGCCGCCGACCAGTACGCGGGCGGCGGCGTCGCCTGGGCGCTGGGCGAGATCCCCACCGCGCTGGTCATGATCGCGCTGGTGCGGCAGTGGTCGCGCGACGACGAGAAGCAGGAGCGCCGCCGGGAGCGCCACAGCCGCCGGGGCGGCTCCGACGACGCCGACATGGACGCCTACAACGCCTACCTGGCCGAGCTCGAACGCCGCTCGCGGGGCGGGGCCCCGGCCGCGGCCACCGCGGCCCCGGAGGCGCCGCCGCGCACCGGTGAGGAGCCGAAGGCGCGGAGCGCACCGGCGGCCGAGTCCGGGGACGACGACCCCGGCCCCGCCGCCGGCAAGGGCGGCTGAACCCGCACGCGGGGGCGCACCTGCCGGTGCGCCCCCGCCGTCGTCGCGGGCCCGACCGGAGCACGCCGACCCCTGGCGCCGGGGCACACGGTGGTGTCGGCCCGGTCCTATGAGGGGATTCCGTTTCGGAGCCGACATGCTCGCGGACGGGCCCGGGGACCGGGTCGGGGTCTGTCGCGCCGTCGGGGCACAGGGCTTCGACGTCCTGCTCCGCCCCGGCCTCCGCTGCCGATCGGCGGCCGCGGTCCCGCGTCCCCGGCCATGGCCGCCGAGCGGGCCGTCGTCGTGGGCTCCAGCGGGCTCACGCAGCGCAGGCGCCGCGGACCGGGGGAGCGGACCGACGGGTGTACCGGCGCAGCGAAGCGCCCCGCACCGCAAGGGCGCGGGGCGCGCGGAGGCAGGAGTACGGGGTCAGACGACCAGGGCGGCCACGGAGGCCCCCACCAGTCCCAGGGCCAGGCAGACCAGCAGGGCCGCGGCCAGCAGCGGCAGGGAGGGCCGCAGCGCGGACACCGCGGACTGGCCGCCCCCCGAGGACTGGCGGCGCGCCACCATCGGCAGCATGACCACGTTCACCGCGGACACGACGGCCGCGACGCAGGCGGACGCGGCGAACCCCGCCCAGAAACCGGACCCGGCGGCCAGCGCGTTGGCCGCGGCCAGCGTCGGCAGCGCCACCAGCACCACCACGGAGGCGATCCCGAACGCGGCCCGCGACCGGGGCGACGCCCCGCGCGAGCTCCCGGAGACGACGAGGAGCAGACCGAGCAGGGCCGCCATCAGGATGGCGCCCACGACTCCGAACACGGCGATGTTGACCAGCGAACTCACGCTCGCCATTGTCGCACCGAACCGCGGATGCCCGGATCCGGGGTGGACGTGCGCGCTCAGCCGGTGTGCTCCACCCGCGAGCCCGCCGCCGTCTTGACCACCTTCAGCCGGGCGGACACCCTCTGCCGCAGGTCGGCGACGTGGCTCACCACACCCACCGCCCGGCCGCCGTCCCGCAGCCGGTCCAGGACGTCCAGCACCTCCTCCAGGGTGTCCTCGTCCAGCGTGCCGAACCCCTCGTCCACGAACAGCGTGTCGATGTCGGCGCCGCCCGCCTCGGCACTGGCCACGTCGCCCAGCCCCAGGGCCAGCGCCAGCGAGCTGAAGAACGTCTCCCCGCCCGAGAGCGTGGCCGGGTCGCGCTCCACACCCGTCCAGGCGTCCACCACCCGCATGCCCAGGCCGCCGGCCGAACGCGCGCGCCCGTCCCCGGCGGCCTTGTCCACCGTGTACCGCAGCTCGTACCGGCCGTCCGACATCGTCACCAGGCGGTCGTTGGCGGCGGCCACCACCTGCTCCAGGCGGGCCGCCAGAACGTACGCCGACAGACGCACGTTGTCGGCGTTGTCGGAGGAGGTCCCGGCGGTCAGGCCGCGCAGCCCCTCGGCCACCGCGTAGCGGCGCAGCGCCGGTTCGCAGTCCCTCAGCCGCAGGTCCAGCTCCCCGCGCAGGGAGGCGAGCCGACGCGCCCGCTCCTCCAGCATGCTCCGCCAGGCCACCGCGCGGTCGGCGGCCTCCGACGCGGTCCGCGCGGCGCGGGCCAGCTCCTCCAGGTCGGGGACGGGCAGCTCCCCGGCCGCGGTCAGCTCCGGATCGGCCAGCGACGCCTCGACGGCGGCCAGGGCGTCGTCGAAGGAGCGGGCGCGTTCGCGCAGCGCGCGGCGCCGCTCCTCGTCCAGCGCGGCCTCCCACACCCCGGCCTCGTCGGCGAAGCGGGCCTCGGCCCGCTGCCGCTCGGCCTCGGCGACGGCGGCGCGCAGTTCGTCGGCCGCGCGGTCGCGGTTGACGGCCGCCTCGGCCGCGGCGCGCAGCAGGTCGGCCTCGCCGCCCAGCCTGGCGATCCGCTCGTCCAGCCCGGCGTCGTCCCCGCGCGCCCGGTCCAGCAGCGCGGTCAGCCTCCCGTGCTCGCGGACGGCGTTGTCCCGGTCGGCCCCGACCTGGGCCTCCTGCCGGACCAGCTCGCCCTCGCGGGTGCGGGCGCGCTCCAGGTCGCCGGTGGTGCGCTCCAGCTCCTCCTCCACCCGCCGGGCCTCACCGGCGGCGGCCCGGGCCTCCGCCAGCGCCGCGGTGTGCGCCTCCACCTCCTGACGGGCGGCGTCGGCGGTGGCGTCCTCGGCGCGCTCCCGCGCGGCGGTGCGCCGCTCCCGCAGGGCCACCGCGGCGCTCTCGGCCTCCGCGCGGCGCGAGGCCGCGGCGTCGGCGGCCGCCTGGGCCCGCCGCTCCTCCTCGGCGGAGACCAGGCCCTCGCCGGAGGGCCGGGCGGGGGAGGGGTGCGCCACCGACCCGCACACCGCGCACGGCTCCCCGTCGACCAGGCCGGACGCCAGTTCGGCGGCCATGTGGGTGATCCGGCGCTCGCGCAGGTCGAGGGCGCGGTCGCGGGCGGCCTGGGCCCCGTCCACGGCCTCCCGGTGGCGCTCCTGCGCCTCCGAGAGCTCCCGGCCCAGGCGCTCGTACTCGGCGGCGGCGTCGAGGCGCCTGCGGGCGGCGGCCAGGGCGGTCTCGGCGGCCCCCTCCTGTCCGGCCTGGTCGTGGAGGCGCCGCAGCTCGGCGGTGAGCGCCTCCACCCGGGCGGGCAGGGAGGCGGCCAGCGCGCGCTGGCGATCCAGCTGCGCGGCGATCTCGTCCAGGCGCCCCGTGAGCGCGGTGACGGAGCGGCCCAGGGACCGGCGGCGCTCGGCGTCCGCGCGCAGCGCGTCCAGACGGGCCAGTTCGTCCCGGCGCTCCCGCTCGGCGGCGCCCAGCTCCTCGCGCGGCACCGCCCCGTCGGAGCGCGCGGAGAAGCCGGGCAGCCCGCCCACCAGCGCCAGGTGGTCGGCGACGGCGAGTTCCGCCTTGTCCAGCTCGGTGCGGCGGTTGTCGCGGGCGCGCAGGAAGGGCAGCACCGACTCGGCGCGCCCGGCGTCGTCGAGCTGGGCGTCGAGCGCGGCCCGCCACGCGGTGTGCTCGGCCAGCTGGGCGCGGCGCCCGCGGGCGGCGGCCAGCCGCTCCTGGAGCGCGCGCAGCTCACGCCCCTCGGACAGGGCGCGCTGGGCCTCCTCACGGGCCCCGGTGAACTCCCCGGCCACCCGCCCGGCGTCGCGTGCGGTCGCGGCGGTGACGCAGGCCAGCTCCGCGGCCCAGGCCGACAGCTCCTCGGGCGGTTCGGGGGCCCGGGACCCGCCGACCTCGGCGATGCGGTCCGCGACCGCGCGCACCTGGGCGTTGGCCGTCCGGACCTCGTGTTCGAGCCGTTTGGCGTGCGCTCCCAGCCACGTCTCCACGTCCCGGAACAGCCGGGTGTTGAAGATGCGCTCCAGGGACTCGCGGCGCTCCTCGGACTTGGCGCGCAGGAACCGCGCGAAGTCGCCCTGGGGGAGCATGACGGTCTGGCAGAACTGCGCGAGGGTCAGGCCCAGCAGGTCGCCGACGAACTGCCCCGCCTCGTCGGGGCGGGTGGTGACGCCCTCCCACCTGCCGCCGGTGAACTCCTTGACGACGACCTTGGTGTTCTGCGACACCGTGCCGGTGCCCCGCTTCTTGGGGCGGTCCCAGCGCGGCTTGCGCTCGATCCAGATGCGGCGCCCCTGGACCGTGAACTCCAGGACCACCCTGGGCTCGGCGTCCAGCGGGGCGTGGTCGCTCTTGGGGGAGCGGTCCTTGCCCCGGGCGCCCGGCACGTTGCCGTACAGGGCGAAGCACACCGCGTCCAGCACGGTGGTCTTGCCCGCGCCGGTGGGGCCGTGGATGAGGAAGAGGCCGCCCGCGCTGAGGCGGTCGAAGTCCACCTCCTCGGTGCCCGCGAACGGGCCGAACGCCTGGACGGTGAGGGTGTGCAGCCGCATCAGCGCGTCCCCTCCTGGAGCCGGACCTGCTCGACGGCGGTGTTCACGAGGGCCTCCTCCTCGGGGGTGGCGGGGGTGCCGCGGGCCCACTCCACGAAGTCGCCGACCACCTGGCGCTCGCTGCGGTCGGCGACGGAGGCGGCGATCGGACGGGTGTCGGGGGCACCGCCCTCGGGGGCGAAGTCCAGGACCAGGACGTGGGGGAAGCGTTCGCGCAGCCGGTCCATGGGGTGGGCGGGGCGGCGCGGGTCGGTCAGGGTGATCTGGAGCCAGTGGCCGGTGCGGGACTCCCACTCGGGACGGGTGAGCAGGTCCTCGATCCGGCCGCGGATACGGGCCAGGGGGCGGGGGACGGGCGCCGCGGCGAACTCGGCGCCCGCGAGGCCGTCGGCGTCCAGGTCCACCAGCCAGTAGCCCTTGACGTGGTGCTCCTCGGAGAAGGAGTAGGCCAGCGGGCTGCCCGAGTAGCGCACGGACGGGGTGATGGTCTGCCGCCCGTGCAGGTGGCCCAGGGCCACGTAGTCGACCCCGTCGTAGACCGGGACCGGCACGTGCGAGGCACCGCCCACCGAGATGTCGCGTTCGCTGTCGGAGGGCTCGCCGCCGGTCACGAACGCGTGCGACAGGACCACCGACCGGGTGCCGGGCCGCTCGGCGAGGTCGGCGCGCACCAGGTCCATGGCGTGCCCGAGCGCCGCCGCGTGCCCCCGCTCGGGCAGGTCCCAGTGGTGGCGCGCGATCTCCGGTTCCAGGTAGGGGATGCCGTAGAAGGCCACGGGTCCGTGTTCGTCCTCGATGACCACGGGCGTGCCGACGCCGTCCAGGGAGCTGCGCAGGTGGACGCCGGAGGCGTCGATGAGGCCGGTGGCGAAGGACATCCGCGCCATGGAGTCGTGGTTGCCGCTGATGAGGACGGCCCGGGCCCCGGTCTCGCGGATCCGGCCCAGGGCGCGGTCGAAGAGCCGGACCGCGTCCACCGACGGCAGGGCGCGGTCGTAGAGGTCACCGGCCACGACCACCACGTCGACCCGGTGTTCGCGGATGGTGTCGACGAGGTGGTCCAGGAAGGCCGCCTGGGCGTCGATGAGGTTCTCCCGGTGGAAGGAGCGGCCCAGGTGCCAGTCCGAGGTGTGCAGCAGGCGCATGGCACTGGACATTACCGAAGCCCGACCCTTGGCGTGCGGGACGAGAGCCGTCCTGTGGACGACGTCAGGGGCCGGCGCCCTCCGCGGCGCGTCGGTGCCTCGGAACCCGGGGCGTCAGTGCTTGCGGGCGAGGGTGAGGCCGTCGCCGATGGGCAGCAGCACCTGCGTGACGCGCTCGTCGGCGACCAGCCGGTCGTTGAAGTCGCGGATCCCCCGTACGGCCGCCGACGTGTTCTCGCGGTCCACGACCCGCCCGTGGGAGAGGGTGTTGTCGGCCAGGATCAGGCCGCCCGACCGGACGCGGGGGACCAGCTCCTCCCAGTAGCCGACGTAGCCCTCCTTGTCGGCGTCCACGAAGGCCAGGTCGAAGCGCGGCTCCTCGGCAAGCTCCCGCAGCGACTCCAGGGCCGGGCCCAGCCTCAGGGTGATCCTGTCCGCGACCCCGGCGCGCTCCCAGTACCGCCGGGCCACGGAGGTCCACTCCTCGCTGACGTCCAGGGCCAGGAGGCGGCCGCCCTCGGGGAGGCCGCGCGCGAAGCAGATCGACGAGTAGCCGGTGAAGGTCCCGATCTCCACCACCTCCCGCGCGCCGCAGATCCGCGTGAGCATCGTGGTGAAGGCGCCCTGCTCGGGGCCGATCTGCATGCCCCGGTGGTCCGGGAACAGCCGCGCGGTCTCCTCGGCCAGGTCCGCCAGGACCTCGTCCACGGGCTCGCTGTGCTCGACGACGTAGGCGTGCAGTTCGGGGCTGAGGCCCTCTGTGGATCGTGTCACGCCCGACAGCCTAGGCCAGCCGGGGCCCGGCCGACAGGTGCCGGGCCGTCGCGGGGGGTACGGGAGCGGACCCGGCGGCAGCGGGATGCGTCGTGGGGCCTGGCACGGCCCCCGGGGCAGCAGCGCGGGGACGTCACCGCCCCGGCCCCGGTCAGTACTCGGGCAGTAGCGCGGGCCAGTCGAACAGGTAGATGGTCCCCACGATGACGCCGATGGTCAGCAGCGGGGTGACGAACTTCTGCTCGACCGGGCCGTCGGTGACGAAGCCCTTCCCCTGCCCGAAGCGCTTCTTGAAGAAGGGCCAGAAGATGGGCACGCCCATCTTGGTGATCATGTCGCCGAAGAAGTGCAGGACCACGCCGAAGGCCACCGCCAGGCCCAGCCAGCTGTAGTTCACCCCGGCGGTGAACAGCGCCAGCGTGATGCCCGCCGTGGCCATCGCGTTGATGACCCCCGACGCGACCTTGTTCTTGTCCAGGCCGAAGCCCAGGCCCTGGAGGGCGATGCCGATCAGCAGGAACACGAAGACCTGGACGGCCAGCTCGGACCACAGCGCCAACAGCTGTACCAGCACGCCCATGAGCACCGCGAAGAAGAACGAGTGCGTTCCCATCCGGTGCCCGCCGAACAGGAAGCCCAGCATGCCGCTCAGCACCTCGGTGACCTTGCCGTAGGTCTTGGTCACCGTGGCGCTCTTGTGGTCCAGATCGGGCAGCAGGGCCGCACCGGCGCAGACCAGGGAACCGGCGATGATCTCACCGGGACCCAGGTGGAAGCTGAGTCCGAGGAATTCCCTGCCCTGGACCAGCGGAACGACCGCCATCCAGCCGACCACGCCGCTCAGTGCGTGCGAGTGCCCCATCATGGCGGGAACCGTAGCGGAGTACGGCATTTACTGCCAACGCGGGGTGTCCGCCAACGGCGCACCGGTCACCCAGAGCACACGGCCGACGCCCCCGCCGCCCTCCCGGCGGTACCCCTTCGCCACCCAGCGTGTGACCGCGACCCCTCTCCGTGGGAACGCGGGCCCGCGGTGCGCCCCTCCGCGCCTCCTCCGTGCCGGTCGCGCACTCCGGCCGCCCTTTTCCCGCGTGTCCCGGACATTTCCGGTGACGGTTTCCGGACGCTTTTACGGCGACATTTTTCGGACCGAATCCAAACCGATGTCACGGCGCTCCACGAAGGTCATTGACGCTCGTCGTCGTCCGTTGGTAAACAACCACCAACCCCCAGGTGGCGTGCCACCGACCCACGATCCTCTGACAGGAGGGGCCGCACATGAACGCCCACCACCCTCCCCCCGGTTCCCCCGTGCGCCGCACCGTCCCTCCCCACGCCCCTTCCACCGGCGCGTTCCCGCGCCGGGCCCCGCGCCGTATCGCCGCCACGGCCGCCGCGCTGCTCCTCCTGGCGGGCACCGCCGCGGCCCCCGCCGCCGCGGACACCTCCGACGGCCAGACCCTCAGCATCGCCACCTCCCAGCAGGTGGACTCCTTCAACCCCTTCACCGCGCAGCTCGCGATCACCACCAACGTCCTGCGCCACGTCTACGACTCCCTCGTCACGGTCGACCCCCAGACGAACCAGCCCGCCCCCTCCCTCGCCGAGTCCTGGGAGTCCAGCGACGACGGCCTCACCTGGACCTTCCACCTGCGCGAGGGCGTCCGGTTCTCCGACGACGAGCCCCTGACCGCCGACGACGTGGTCTGGACCTTCACCACCATGATGGAGAACGAGGCCGCGGCCGTCGCCAACGGCAACTACGTCTCCGGCTTCGACACGGTCACCGCCGAGGACGACCACACCGTGGTCATCGAACTCGACGAGCCGCAGGCCACCATGACCTCCCTCAACGTCCCGATCGTCCCCAGGCACGTCTGGGAGCCGATCCTGGAGCGCGAGGGCGACGCCTTCGCCGACTACGGCAACGAGGACTTCCCGACCGTCGGCAGCGGCCCCTTCGTCCTCACCGGCCACGACCGGGGCCGCTCCATCACCCTGGAGGCCAACCCCGACCACTGGCGCGGCGCACCCGCCTTCGAGCGGGTCGTCCTGCGCTACTACTCCGAGAAGGACGCCGCGGTGGAGGCGCTGCGCAGCGGTGAGGTCTCCCTGGTCTACGAACTCACCCAGGCGCAGGCCGCAGCGCTGGAGTCGGCGCAGGACGTCCGGGTCAACATCGCCGACGGCAAGCGCTTCCAGGCCTTCACCATCAACCCCGGCGCGGTCACCCAGGACGGGGAGGAGTTCGGCGACGGGCACCCCGCCCTCGCCGACCGCACCCTGCGCCAGGCCATCGTCATGGCCATCGACAACCAGGAGATCGTCGACAAGGCGCACGGCGGCGAGGCCGTGGCCGCGGGCGGCTACATCCCGCCCCGCTACGAGGACTTCCACTGGGCGCCCGAGGGCGAGGAGGCCGTCCTCGACTTCGACCCCGAGGCGGCCAACGCCATGCTCGACGAGGCCGGGTACGAGCGGGGTGAGGACGGCGTGCGCGTCTCACCCGAGGGCGACCGCCTCGAACTGCGGATGCACGTCCACCAGGACCGGCCCGACAACGTCAACACCGGGTTGGTCATCGTCGAGCGCCTGGCCGACATCGGCATCGAGGTGGAGAACCTCACCGTCGACCCCGGCGTGCTCAGCGACGCCCTCTTCGCGGGCGAGTACGACCTCATCTTCACCGGCTGGACGGTCAACCCCGACCCCGACTACGTGCTGAGCATCCACACCTGCGGCGCCCTGCCCACCGAGCCGGGCACCATGCAGGGCGACGCCTACTTCTGCGACGAGGAGTACGACGAGCTCTACGAGGCCCAGCTCGCCGAGTACGACCGCCAGGCCCGCGCGGAGATCATCCACCAGCTCCAGGAGGTCCTCTACCGCGAGGCCGTCGTGAACGTGCTGGCCTACCCCAACATCATGGAGGCCTACCGCACCGACCACATCGCCTCCATCCAGTACGAGCCCGCCGAGGGCGGCAACATCTGGGGACAGGACGGCTACTGGGCCTGGTGGTCGGCCGAACCCGCCGCCGAGCGGACCGCGGGCGCGGCCTCCGGTCCCTCCGCCGGGGTCTGGATCGGCGTCGGGGCCGTCGTGCTCGTCCTCGCCGCGGTCGGGGGCTTCCTGCTGCTGCGCCGACGTTCCACCATGGAGGACCGCGAGTGACCACTACTCCCACCGCCGCGGGAGGC is drawn from Nocardiopsis dassonvillei subsp. dassonvillei DSM 43111 and contains these coding sequences:
- a CDS encoding AAA family ATPase, translated to MRLHTLTVQAFGPFAGTEEVDFDRLSAGGLFLIHGPTGAGKTTVLDAVCFALYGNVPGARGKDRSPKSDHAPLDAEPRVVLEFTVQGRRIWIERKPRWDRPKKRGTGTVSQNTKVVVKEFTGGRWEGVTTRPDEAGQFVGDLLGLTLAQFCQTVMLPQGDFARFLRAKSEERRESLERIFNTRLFRDVETWLGAHAKRLEHEVRTANAQVRAVADRIAEVGGSRAPEPPEELSAWAAELACVTAATARDAGRVAGEFTGAREEAQRALSEGRELRALQERLAAARGRRAQLAEHTAWRAALDAQLDDAGRAESVLPFLRARDNRRTELDKAELAVADHLALVGGLPGFSARSDGAVPREELGAAERERRDELARLDALRADAERRRSLGRSVTALTGRLDEIAAQLDRQRALAASLPARVEALTAELRRLHDQAGQEGAAETALAAARRRLDAAAEYERLGRELSEAQERHREAVDGAQAARDRALDLRERRITHMAAELASGLVDGEPCAVCGSVAHPSPARPSGEGLVSAEEERRAQAAADAAASRRAEAESAAVALRERRTAARERAEDATADAARQEVEAHTAALAEARAAAGEARRVEEELERTTGDLERARTREGELVRQEAQVGADRDNAVREHGRLTALLDRARGDDAGLDERIARLGGEADLLRAAAEAAVNRDRAADELRAAVAEAERQRAEARFADEAGVWEAALDEERRRALRERARSFDDALAAVEASLADPELTAAGELPVPDLEELARAARTASEAADRAVAWRSMLEERARRLASLRGELDLRLRDCEPALRRYAVAEGLRGLTAGTSSDNADNVRLSAYVLAARLEQVVAAANDRLVTMSDGRYELRYTVDKAAGDGRARSAGGLGMRVVDAWTGVERDPATLSGGETFFSSLALALGLGDVASAEAGGADIDTLFVDEGFGTLDEDTLEEVLDVLDRLRDGGRAVGVVSHVADLRQRVSARLKVVKTAAGSRVEHTG
- a CDS encoding exonuclease SbcCD subunit D — encoded protein: MSSAMRLLHTSDWHLGRSFHRENLIDAQAAFLDHLVDTIREHRVDVVVVAGDLYDRALPSVDAVRLFDRALGRIRETGARAVLISGNHDSMARMSFATGLIDASGVHLRSSLDGVGTPVVIEDEHGPVAFYGIPYLEPEIARHHWDLPERGHAAALGHAMDLVRADLAERPGTRSVVLSHAFVTGGEPSDSERDISVGGASHVPVPVYDGVDYVALGHLHGRQTITPSVRYSGSPLAYSFSEEHHVKGYWLVDLDADGLAGAEFAAAPVPRPLARIRGRIEDLLTRPEWESRTGHWLQITLTDPRRPAHPMDRLRERFPHVLVLDFAPEGGAPDTRPIAASVADRSERQVVGDFVEWARGTPATPEEEALVNTAVEQVRLQEGTR
- a CDS encoding O-methyltransferase, encoding MTRSTEGLSPELHAYVVEHSEPVDEVLADLAEETARLFPDHRGMQIGPEQGAFTTMLTRICGAREVVEIGTFTGYSSICFARGLPEGGRLLALDVSEEWTSVARRYWERAGVADRITLRLGPALESLRELAEEPRFDLAFVDADKEGYVGYWEELVPRVRSGGLILADNTLSHGRVVDRENTSAAVRGIRDFNDRLVADERVTQVLLPIGDGLTLARKH
- a CDS encoding metal-dependent hydrolase — encoded protein: MMGHSHALSGVVGWMAVVPLVQGREFLGLSFHLGPGEIIAGSLVCAGAALLPDLDHKSATVTKTYGKVTEVLSGMLGFLFGGHRMGTHSFFFAVLMGVLVQLLALWSELAVQVFVFLLIGIALQGLGFGLDKNKVASGVINAMATAGITLALFTAGVNYSWLGLAVAFGVVLHFFGDMITKMGVPIFWPFFKKRFGQGKGFVTDGPVEQKFVTPLLTIGVIVGTIYLFDWPALLPEY
- a CDS encoding ABC transporter substrate-binding protein, which translates into the protein MNAHHPPPGSPVRRTVPPHAPSTGAFPRRAPRRIAATAAALLLLAGTAAAPAAADTSDGQTLSIATSQQVDSFNPFTAQLAITTNVLRHVYDSLVTVDPQTNQPAPSLAESWESSDDGLTWTFHLREGVRFSDDEPLTADDVVWTFTTMMENEAAAVANGNYVSGFDTVTAEDDHTVVIELDEPQATMTSLNVPIVPRHVWEPILEREGDAFADYGNEDFPTVGSGPFVLTGHDRGRSITLEANPDHWRGAPAFERVVLRYYSEKDAAVEALRSGEVSLVYELTQAQAAALESAQDVRVNIADGKRFQAFTINPGAVTQDGEEFGDGHPALADRTLRQAIVMAIDNQEIVDKAHGGEAVAAGGYIPPRYEDFHWAPEGEEAVLDFDPEAANAMLDEAGYERGEDGVRVSPEGDRLELRMHVHQDRPDNVNTGLVIVERLADIGIEVENLTVDPGVLSDALFAGEYDLIFTGWTVNPDPDYVLSIHTCGALPTEPGTMQGDAYFCDEEYDELYEAQLAEYDRQARAEIIHQLQEVLYREAVVNVLAYPNIMEAYRTDHIASIQYEPAEGGNIWGQDGYWAWWSAEPAAERTAGAASGPSAGVWIGVGAVVLVLAAVGGFLLLRRRSTMEDRE